One part of the Archangium lipolyticum genome encodes these proteins:
- a CDS encoding riboflavin synthase: MFTGLIQDIGVVERIIPGGMTDVWIRTALGARDFALGESIAVDGACLTVVERGGDSFRVQAAPETLRRTTLGGASPGSRVNLERALALGDRLGGHLVSGHVDAVSEVLETRPEGGSWVMLFRLPPELAPFFIEKGSVAIDGISLTVNSVGPDRFGVQLIPETQERTTLRAKAVGERVNLEADMIGKYVARLVSLRQGPGGGLSEAVIKAAGFGG, from the coding sequence ATGTTCACAGGACTCATCCAGGACATCGGTGTGGTGGAGCGGATCATCCCCGGCGGGATGACGGACGTGTGGATCCGCACGGCGCTGGGCGCCCGGGACTTCGCGCTCGGCGAGTCCATTGCCGTCGATGGCGCCTGCCTCACCGTCGTGGAGCGCGGCGGGGACTCGTTCCGCGTCCAGGCCGCCCCGGAAACGCTCCGGCGCACCACCCTCGGCGGTGCCAGCCCCGGCTCGCGCGTCAACCTCGAGCGCGCCCTGGCCCTGGGCGACCGGCTCGGCGGACACCTCGTCAGCGGCCACGTCGACGCCGTCAGCGAGGTCCTGGAGACCCGGCCCGAGGGCGGCTCGTGGGTGATGCTCTTCCGGCTCCCCCCGGAGCTCGCCCCCTTCTTCATCGAGAAGGGCTCGGTGGCCATCGACGGCATCAGCCTCACCGTCAACTCGGTGGGCCCGGACCGTTTCGGCGTTCAGCTCATCCCCGAGACCCAGGAGCGCACCACCCTGCGCGCCAAGGCCGTGGGCGAGCGCGTGAACCTGGAAGCGGACATGATTGGCAAGTACGTGGCGCGGCTGGTGTCGCTGCGCCAGGGGCCCGGTGGTGGGCTCTCCGAGGCTGTCATCAAGGCGGCCGGTTTCGGCGGTTGA